CCCAATCGGCCGTCTGCTGGTCGACGCATGCTACAGCCCTGTAGAGCGTATTGCCTACAATGTTGAAGCAGCGCGTGTAGAACAGCGTACCGACCTGGACAAGCTGGTCATCGAAATGGAAACCAACGGCACAATCGATCCTGAAGAGGCGATTCGTCGTGCGGCGACCATTCTGGCAGAACAACTGGAAGCTTTCGTTGATTTACGTGATGTACGTCAGCCGGAAGTGAAAGAAGAGAAACCAGAATTCGATCCGATCCTGCTGCGCCCTGTTGACGATCTGGAATTGACTGTCCGCTCTGCTAACTGCCTTAAAGCAGAAGCTATCCACTATATCGGTGATCTGGTACAGCGTACTGAGGTTGAGCTTCTTAAGACGCCTAACCTTGGTAAAAAATCTCTTACTGAGATTAAAGACGTGCTGGCTTCCCGTGGACTGTCTCTGGGCATGCGCCTGGAAAACTGGCCACCGGCAAGCATCGCTGACGAGTAACCGGATCACAGGTTAAGGTTTTACTGAGAAGGATAAGGTCATGCGCCATCGTAAGAGTGGTCGTCAACTGAACCGCAACAGCAGCCATCGCCAGGCTATGTTCCGCAACATGGCAGGTTCACTGGTTCGTCATGAAATCATCAAGACGACCCTGCCTAAAGCGAAAGAGCTGCGTCGCGTAGTTGAGCCGCTGATTACTCTTGCCAAGACTGATAGCGTAGCTAATCGTCGTCTGGCATTCGCCCGCACTCGTGATAACGAGATCGTGGCAAAACTGTTTAACGAGCTGGGCCCGCGTTTCGCGAGCCGCGCCGGTGGTTACACTCGCATTCTGAAGTGTGGCTTCCGTGCAGGCGACAATGCGCCGATGGCATA
The sequence above is drawn from the Citrobacter amalonaticus genome and encodes:
- the rplQ gene encoding 50S ribosomal protein L17 — its product is MRHRKSGRQLNRNSSHRQAMFRNMAGSLVRHEIIKTTLPKAKELRRVVEPLITLAKTDSVANRRLAFARTRDNEIVAKLFNELGPRFASRAGGYTRILKCGFRAGDNAPMAYIELVDRSESKAEAAAE